In Syntrophales bacterium, the DNA window CGGCGAACGGAAATTGTCCACGACAGTGAAGAAATCGATATCGAAGATATGATTGTCGAAGAGGACATGGCCGTTACGATTTCTAACCAGGGGTATATAAAGCGCAATCCCATCAGCCTCTACACAAGCCAGCGCCGGGGCGGCAAGGGGAAAATGGCTATGGGGACGAAGGACGACGATTTTGTTGAGCGGATATTCATTGCCTCCAGCCACAGCTACATTCTCTTTTTCACAAATCAGGGCAGGGTGTACTGGCTCAAGGTATACCAGATTCCTCAAGCGAGCCGGGCGGCAAAGGGCAAGGCCGTGGTCAACCTTATCGACATCGCCAAGGATGAACGCGTTACGGCGGCTCTTCCTGTCAGGGATTTCGTCGAAGACAGGTATGTAATCATGGCAACCCGCCGGGGCGTGGTGAAAAAAACGGATCTTCTCGCCTACTCGAACCCGCGGGTCGTCGGTATTATCGCCCTCACGCTGGATGACGGCGACGAGCTCATCGATGTTCATCTGACCGACGGCGAGCGGAATGTTTTCCTTGGGACGCAACAGGGGTATTCCATCCGGTTCAAAGAGACCGATGTGCGACCCATGGGAAGGACCGCCCGTGGTGTGATGGGTATTCGCATGGATCCCGATGACCAGGTGGTGGGAATGGAAATTCTGTCCGGCGGCAAATCGATCCTTACCGTTTCAGAACGGGGGTTCGGTAAACGGACCGACGTATCTAAATATCGGCTCCAGCGGCGGGGAGGCAAGGGAATCATAAACCTCAAGACGACGCCCCGGGTCGGCCCCGTAACCCGTGTCCTGCAGGTTGCCGACGGCGAGGATGTCATGCTTATCAGTAATGCCGGCAATATCATTCGATTGAAGGTAGAGGATATTTCACTCCTCCATCGGAGCACCCAGGGAGTGAAACTGATCGATCTCGATCCCGATGAGCGGCTTGCGGGCCTGGCCAGTGCGGAGCGGGACGAAGAATCAGACATCGATTCTGAAGAAACTGACGCCGGGGAGGATACGGAACTGGAAGAAGACTTTCCCGGCGCCGATACGGGACCTGACGAGACGGAGTGACAAGGGATGTGACATGGCGCACCCTCCTTATACAATCACAGATCATACGGCGGACCTGGGCCTGGAGTTTTACGGAACAGACCTGGAGGATCTTTTTGAAAATGCCGGGGCCGCCCTCACGGCCTGCATGACTGATCCGGAAACCCTTTCTTTCAGGGAAGAATATTTTTTTTCTGCGGAAGGGGGAGATCGGGAGGAACTCATGGTCAATGTTCTGCGAGAACTTCTTTATCTCGCCAATGGCCGTGGTTTTTTGACTAAACGGGTTATCATCGACCACCTGGATGAACACCGTTGTTCCGGCCGGGTCCTGGGGGAGACCTTTGACGCCGACCGCCATGCTATCACACAGGAACTCAAAGCCGTCACCTACCACGGGGCCCGTGTCACCGGCGGCGATGCGGGTGGTTTGAAAGGGCAGGTGATTCTTGATGTCTGACATTACCATCGAACAAATAGATGAATTCCGGTGGAAAATACCGGCCCGGGGAGGTATGCGCGTTCCGGGGCTGCTCTATGCGAGCGAACGCCTGATGCGGGACATACGAAAGGAAGAAAGTCCCCGACAGGTGTCCAATGTGGCCCATCTTCCCGGTATCCAGGGCGCCTCCATGGCCATGCCCGACATGCACTGGGGATACGGGTTTCCTATCGGCGGCGTGGCAGCCTTTGACCTGAACGAAGGAATCGTATCCCCCGGCGGGGTGGGATATGATATCAACTGCGGAGTTCGGCTTCTGGCGACTAACCTGAAGTACGAAGAAATTCAGCACGATCTGAAATCCCTCGTTGTGGCGCTCTTCAACACCGTTCCCAGCGGCGTGGGTTCCCGGGGAACTATCCGCCTGACTCGGGGAGAAGTCAAAAAGGTTCTTCGGGAAGGCGCCCAATGGGCTGTCGGACACGGCTACGGAACACCGGAAGATCTCACGGCCACGGAAGATGGAGGTGTCATGGAGGGCGCCGATCCGGACTGTCTCAGCGACCGGGCCCTCGAGCGTGGGCTGGACCAGCTGGGCACCCTGGGGTCGGGGAATCACTTTCTTGAGATAGAAGTAGTCGATCAGGTATACGATCGTGAAGCGGCCCGGGCGTTCGGTATCGAACCGGGACAGGTTGTGGTCATGATCCATTCGGGATCACGGGGACTCGGCTATCAGATCTGTGACGAATACCTTGCGCGGATGGTAAAGAAAAGGCAGTCACGGGACTTCGACCTTCCAGACCGCCAGCTTGCCTGCGCTTACATCCAGTCCGGGGAAGGAAGGGAATACCTTGCGGCAATGGCCTGCGCCGCCAATTATGCCTGGGCCAACCGACAGGTTCTCATGCACCTTGCGTCCAAAGTATTTCAGAGCGTTCTCGATCGCTCACCCCGGGATATGGGCATGCGCCTGGTCTACGATGTGTGTCACAACATCGCCACCATCGAGGACTGTCTCGTCGAGGGTGTTGAAAAGCGTGTGTGTGTTCACCGTAAGGGAGCAACCCGGGCCCGTCCCCCGGGGCATCCCGCTCTCCCCGATCGCTACCGGTCGGTGGGTCAGCCCGTTCTTATACCGGGAGACATGGGGTCCGGCTCCTACCTGCTTGCCGGAACCGAACAGGCCTGGCGGGAAACCTTCGGCAGCACCTGCCACGGGGCGGGGCGGGTAATGAGCAGGACTCAGGCGAAAAAAGTGAGCGCCCGAAGGTCCGTGGCGGCTGACCTGGAGAAACAAGGCGTTATCGTCATGGCCTCGGGTAGAGGAACCCTTCGGGAGGAGATACCGGAAGCCTATAAAAACATTCATGAAGTCATCAATGTCGTTCATGAGGCGGGACTTTCACGGAAAGTCGCCCGCATGAAGGCCGTAGCCTGTATCAAGGGCTGACCGGTTCGCGCAACGACAAAGGTCACCGACAATAGCCGGCGAAAGCGGAACCACGCAAAAGAGGAGTGGATACATGAATGATAGCACAATACCGGATGATGTGTTTGACTGTCTCATTATAGGAGCGGGGCCGGCGGGCTTGACGGCGGCGCTGTACACCTCGCGGTCGGCCATGAAAACACTGGTTCTGGAAGGATCATCCACCGTGAGTCAGGTTACCGTCACCGATATAGTGGAAAATTATCCCGGCATTCCCGAGGTGAACGGTTTTGAACTTCACCACAGGCTCCGGACGCAGGCCCTGAGCTTCGGCGCGGAGGCGAGGGCGGAAGATGTCCTTTCGCTTGAAAAAACGTCTCTGGGAGCCGTGGAAGGGTGGACGATCAACACCAATCTCGCGTCATACCGGTCTCTGTCGGTCATTGTCGCTTCCGGGGCCCGGTGGAGATCCCTCGGCGTTCCCGGCGAAGAAGAATTCATCGGCAGGGGTGTGTCCTACTGTGCCACCTGTGATGGTCCCTTCTATCGAAACCGGTCCGTGGCCGTTGTGGGAGGGGGTAACACGGCTGTCCAGGAGGCGCTGTATCTGACGAAATTTGCCGACAGGGTAACCATCGTGCATCGTCGAGACCGGCTTCGGGCGTCGGCGATTCTTCAGGAACGAGCATCCGCGAACAGCAAGATCGATTTCTGCTGGGACGGTGTTGTGGACAGGATCGAAGGAGATACCGGTGTCACAAGGCTTCGGGTGAAGAAGCTCAAAGGTACCGATGCATACATAACTCTTCCCGTGGAAGGAGTATTTATTTTTATCGGCCTGGATCCCCTGACAGATTTCATCAGGGGACTTGTAACCACCGACGGAGGTGGTTATATTGTTACCGACAGTCAGATGCGAACGTCTGAGCGGGGACTTTTTGCGGCCGGTGACTGTGTAGTCAAACCGTTTCGGCAGATCGTAACCGCCTGCGGAGACGGAGCCACGGCCGCCTACCAGGCGGAACTCTACGTGGATGAACTCCGGGACCGGTCATATTGAAATCCCTCTGAGGAAGAAGACACGGTGCTTGTGACAGGACTGTCCATACTGTTTCGGGAGGGGAGAAGGGCCATGCCAATTTACGAATATCGATGTGAAGCGTGTAAAAATGATTTTGAACGGCTCGGGTCGATGCGGGATCGGGACTGCGACGTTGAATGTCCTCTCTGCAGCCATGTAGGTGCGGAAAAACTGATGTCCCGGTGCAGGTCGAAAAGAGAACCGTCATACTCAGATTTTTCGGGGATGAGTGGTTCAGGAGGCGGCGGATGTGCCGGTTGCGCCGCAACGTCCTGCGGTACCTGCAAGTAGGTCCCACACCACGATGCCTCGTCATCCGCCCCTCACGGAGAGGGTGGGGAGAGGCTGTGAGTGACGTCTGATGGACGAACTCCTGCAACGCTGGCAGAACCTTCCCGCGTCGATCGATCCGGTCCTGATCAGCGTCGGCTCCTTTCAGCTTCGGTACTACAGCCTCATGTACCTGGCAGCCTTTCTCTGTACTTACCTGCTTGTGATGTACAGACTCCGGACAGAAAGGTACGGATACTCAAAGGAAACAATTCAGGATTTTTTTATCTGGGCAATTGTGGGACTCCTGGTTGGAGCACGGCTGGGCTATGTTCTTTTCTATGACGTGTCCTATTTTGCCGTCCGTCCCCTGGAGATAGTTCTGCCTTTTACATGGTCCGGCGGGTTCAGGTTTACCGGTATAAGCGGGTTGTCGTATCACGGTGGAGCGCTGGGTGTTTTCCTGGCGACTTTTTTCTTCTGCCGCCGCCGGAAAGTTCGGTTTTTCAGGTTCATGGATCTCATTGTATCCGCCGTTCCCTTGGGATATACTTTCGGGCGGGTCGGGAATTTCATCAACGGGGAACTCTACGGAAGGGTCACCACCGTTCCCTGGGGCATGTATTTTCCCGCGGACGTGACGAAAAGCCTCCGTCATCCCTCACAGCTCTATGAGGCTTTCTTCGAAGGCCTGCTTCTTTTTGCTCTTCTCTGGTCAGTGAGGAAGAGGGACTGGAAGGAGGGTTCGATCCTTGCCCTCTATGTGGCAGGGTATGGAACCGTTCGCTTTTTTATTGAATTCTTCAGAGAGGCCGATGCCCATCTCGGATTGTTGTTTGGTTTCCTGACCATGGGCCAGGTTCTGTGCCTCGTAATGGTTGCGGGAGCCACTGTATGGATTCTGATCTGCAAGCGACAGAAAACATAACGTAAGGGAGGAACAAACCATGGGGAAACGACTGGTTATTATCGGAGGAGCCGCCGGTGGCCCTGCAACGGCGGCTGAAGCGAGGCGGCGGGACCCATCGTTGGAAATACAGATATTTGAGGCGGGAGAGTTCGTTTCGTACGGGGCCTGACCGATGCCCTATTACATCGGTGATGTAATCAAGGAAGCCGAGGGGCTCGTGGCCAGAACACCGGAGGAATTTGCCGCGTCGGGCATTCATGTGCACCTCAAAACAGCCGTTGAAGCGATCGAACCGGACAGGGGTGTCGTCAGAACATCGAATGGAAAATCCGTAGCCTATGACACGCTCGTTGTGGCAACGGGAACCAGGGCGGTCATGCCCGGTATACCCGGCGAGAACCTGGAGGGAATTTTTGTTCTCAAGAATCTTTCCGATGGTATCGGGATCAAAACCTGGCTTGAAAAAAGACAGTGCAAAAAGGCGGTTATCGTGGGAGCCGGGTTCATCGGCATGGAATTGGCGGAGGCCTTTCGCATGAGGGGAATCGATACCACCGTGGTTCACCGAGGTACCCTGCCCGTCAACCGGTGGGATGACGAGTTGTCCCGGTATGCCCTCGATGAACTGTTGCGCCACGACGTGTCATTCATAATGGAAACCATGCCCCGGGCCGTTGAGAAGGAATCGGACGGAAGGCTTCGACTGCTGACTACAGATGGGGAACTGACGGCGGATATCATTATCTTCGGCCTGGGTGTCAGGCCTGAAACAACCCTGGCTGCGGAAGCCGGTCTCGCCTTGGGATCGTCGGGCGCCCTGAAGGTCAACTTCTCACAGAGAACGGCCCGGGAAGAGATATTCGCCGCCGGTGACTGTGCCGAGGTTTTCCACAGGATCAGTAAAGAATGGATCAACGTTCCCCTGGGGGACGTCGCCAACAAACAGGGCCGTGTAGCCGGGAGCACCATAGGCGGTTATCCCATGCGTTTCCCCGGTGTGGTAGGAGCGCAGAGCTTCAAGCTTTTCGGGTTGGAACTGGCTGCCACGGGCATCGATGAAAGCGAGGCTCGCAAGAGCGGCTATGATCCTGTAAGCAACATCACCTGGGAGACTTTCAGCTCTCCTACTATGGCCGGCCGGACACGGATGGGCCTGAAACTGACGGCGGACCGCTTTACGGGACAGCTCCTCGGGGCCCAGGCTGCGAGCAACGGCGGTGCGGTGGGCAGAATCAACACCCTGTCGGCCTGTCTCTGGGCCGGGATGGATTTAGACGAAATAGGGTACCTTGATTTCGCCTATTCTCCACCCTACGGTGGCGCCTGGGATATAATTCACCGGGCCGCCCAGACATTGAAACGAAAGCTCTGACATCGTGCCGGCTGGGGTATGACGGTTCCAGCGTCCGGAAGCGGCTGGAGGACCTCTTTAACAAAGGACCGGCTTGATTGCCGCCGCTTCCTACACGAACATCAACCGAGGAGAAAGGAGCATTGTGATGAAAAACAGGAAGCTGGATGACGTCATCGACATCGCGATTGAGAGAGAAGAAGAAGCCTGCGCATTTTACCGGGATCTCTACAGCCGGGTCGAGGACGAAACGGCACGGGAAACGCTTGACTTTCTTTCGAAGGAGGAAAAAAAACACAAGGAGTTCCTCATGCAGTACAAGGCCGGTACAGCTGGAAGCGGCGGTCTCAGAATGGTCGAATTCATCGACTACAAAATAGCCGAACACCTCGATGCTCCGGATATTGAAAAGAACATGGAAAGCAAGGATGTCTACCTCGTCGCGGCCCACCGGGAGCTCAATTCCTATACCTTCTACCGGTCACTCGCCGACTTGCATCCCCGGGGAGATGTGAAGAATATGCTGTTGCGGATCGCTTCTGAAGAGATGAAGCACAAGGAGAAAGTAGAATACCTCTACAGCAATACAGCCTTTCCCCAGACTGCGGGAGGGTGATTTTTGTCAGAAAACGGAAAGGAGCACTCCCTGAACAGCGGAACGGTGTTTCAGGTGAAACAACAATGACATGGGGGGGGGATAACGACGAAAGACACGCCTGGGAAAGCCAGTTTCGGCACACCGTTTCCCTCCTGCTCGGGCAGGAGCTTCCGACTCTCTTTGAAGCGCTTGACGGGCGATCGAAGGATTTGAACCTCCCAGTGACGTTCGGTGGCGCCCGGACCGAGGAGTGGGCCTTTGTATGCCGTATGTTCCGTGTCTACCTGGAGCACATGACCCTGATGGGAAGGAAGGGCTACAGGGCCATGACGGCGGGAACCAGACGGTCTGTAAATACCCGGTTCGCCGACGGTTTGGTAGTGACCGAAGACTACCATGGTCACTCCATGGACGACACCATCCTTGCAATGTCCCTCGCGGACAACTGGATGAGGACCTCTGCCGCAGGGAAACCGTGAAGCGTGACACGGTAACGGCGGCCGTGCCGCTGTGTCACGCGTTATACACGATAGGAGGATATACCATGGCAACCGTTCCTGCCGTTAGTACCGATCCGGAACATATCACTCCCGCCATACAGCGGCTCCGCTCAGGAGGTCTGAGGGTGGGCATACTGCATTCGGGCGGCCCGGCCCCGGGTTCGAACCGGGTTCTTGCCGGGGCTGCCAAACAGTTTCTGGACCGGGGTGTCCAGGTAACAGGATTTTATAACGGCTTCGAATTTCTCCAGGAGGTGGACCCCTTTAAGCTCGTTCCGGGAAAACATTACGCTACCCTTACCCGGGAGGTGATTTCCGATGTTCTCGACGTGAACAGCTTTTATCTGAAAACATCCCGGGCCAATCCCGGCAGAGGCATCACCGCCCCCGACGACCTGAAGAATCCGACAAAAACAGAAAAACTTGTCAACGTCCTCAATGCGTTTGAATATTTGAAAATAGGCGCCGTCATTTCCATCGGCGGCGACGACACCCTCAAAACAGGAAATTATCTCTATGAAATAGCACTGTTACGCCAGGAGAACATGCCCGATATGTGCTTTCAGGGCTCCATAGTCCATGTTCCCAAAACCATCGACAACGACTATTTCGGCATTCCCTGGACCTTCGGATTCTTAACCGCCTCCGAAGCGGCGGGCAGATCGGTACGGG includes these proteins:
- a CDS encoding archease, which encodes MAHPPYTITDHTADLGLEFYGTDLEDLFENAGAALTACMTDPETLSFREEYFFSAEGGDREELMVNVLRELLYLANGRGFLTKRVIIDHLDEHRCSGRVLGETFDADRHAITQELKAVTYHGARVTGGDAGGLKGQVILDV
- a CDS encoding RtcB family protein, which encodes MTIEQIDEFRWKIPARGGMRVPGLLYASERLMRDIRKEESPRQVSNVAHLPGIQGASMAMPDMHWGYGFPIGGVAAFDLNEGIVSPGGVGYDINCGVRLLATNLKYEEIQHDLKSLVVALFNTVPSGVGSRGTIRLTRGEVKKVLREGAQWAVGHGYGTPEDLTATEDGGVMEGADPDCLSDRALERGLDQLGTLGSGNHFLEIEVVDQVYDREAARAFGIEPGQVVVMIHSGSRGLGYQICDEYLARMVKKRQSRDFDLPDRQLACAYIQSGEGREYLAAMACAANYAWANRQVLMHLASKVFQSVLDRSPRDMGMRLVYDVCHNIATIEDCLVEGVEKRVCVHRKGATRARPPGHPALPDRYRSVGQPVLIPGDMGSGSYLLAGTEQAWRETFGSTCHGAGRVMSRTQAKKVSARRSVAADLEKQGVIVMASGRGTLREEIPEAYKNIHEVINVVHEAGLSRKVARMKAVACIKG
- the trxB gene encoding thioredoxin-disulfide reductase; the encoded protein is MNDSTIPDDVFDCLIIGAGPAGLTAALYTSRSAMKTLVLEGSSTVSQVTVTDIVENYPGIPEVNGFELHHRLRTQALSFGAEARAEDVLSLEKTSLGAVEGWTINTNLASYRSLSVIVASGARWRSLGVPGEEEFIGRGVSYCATCDGPFYRNRSVAVVGGGNTAVQEALYLTKFADRVTIVHRRDRLRASAILQERASANSKIDFCWDGVVDRIEGDTGVTRLRVKKLKGTDAYITLPVEGVFIFIGLDPLTDFIRGLVTTDGGGYIVTDSQMRTSERGLFAAGDCVVKPFRQIVTACGDGATAAYQAELYVDELRDRSY
- a CDS encoding zinc ribbon domain-containing protein, producing MPIYEYRCEACKNDFERLGSMRDRDCDVECPLCSHVGAEKLMSRCRSKREPSYSDFSGMSGSGGGGCAGCAATSCGTCK
- the lgt gene encoding prolipoprotein diacylglyceryl transferase, with amino-acid sequence MDELLQRWQNLPASIDPVLISVGSFQLRYYSLMYLAAFLCTYLLVMYRLRTERYGYSKETIQDFFIWAIVGLLVGARLGYVLFYDVSYFAVRPLEIVLPFTWSGGFRFTGISGLSYHGGALGVFLATFFFCRRRKVRFFRFMDLIVSAVPLGYTFGRVGNFINGELYGRVTTVPWGMYFPADVTKSLRHPSQLYEAFFEGLLLFALLWSVRKRDWKEGSILALYVAGYGTVRFFIEFFREADAHLGLLFGFLTMGQVLCLVMVAGATVWILICKRQKT
- a CDS encoding FAD-dependent oxidoreductase produces the protein MPYYIGDVIKEAEGLVARTPEEFAASGIHVHLKTAVEAIEPDRGVVRTSNGKSVAYDTLVVATGTRAVMPGIPGENLEGIFVLKNLSDGIGIKTWLEKRQCKKAVIVGAGFIGMELAEAFRMRGIDTTVVHRGTLPVNRWDDELSRYALDELLRHDVSFIMETMPRAVEKESDGRLRLLTTDGELTADIIIFGLGVRPETTLAAEAGLALGSSGALKVNFSQRTAREEIFAAGDCAEVFHRISKEWINVPLGDVANKQGRVAGSTIGGYPMRFPGVVGAQSFKLFGLELAATGIDESEARKSGYDPVSNITWETFSSPTMAGRTRMGLKLTADRFTGQLLGAQAASNGGAVGRINTLSACLWAGMDLDEIGYLDFAYSPPYGGAWDIIHRAAQTLKRKL
- a CDS encoding ferritin family protein, giving the protein MKNRKLDDVIDIAIEREEEACAFYRDLYSRVEDETARETLDFLSKEEKKHKEFLMQYKAGTAGSGGLRMVEFIDYKIAEHLDAPDIEKNMESKDVYLVAAHRELNSYTFYRSLADLHPRGDVKNMLLRIASEEMKHKEKVEYLYSNTAFPQTAGG